A region of the Akkermansia muciniphila genome:
TGCAGCAGGGCTTCCCGGTCTTCCGGCCTTTTGGCGATGGGCTTGCAGAAGAGATGCGGCCGGAGCATGCCGCCGGCCACATCGTCCAGCGTGATGAGCAGGTGCTGGAGGGTCACCGTGGCCGTCAGGTTTTCAAATTCATCCAGCAGATGCACGGCGGACGCGGTGGTGATGTGCTCCATGCAGATGGTCAGCCTGGGAAAGCGCGTGGCCAGGTCCCGGTAAACGTCCAGGAATTCGGCTTCCCGGTCCATCACGAATCCGTGGCTTTCACCGTGCACCAGCAGCGGAATGCCCATTTCCTGCATGATGGACATGGTGGCTTCCGCGTCTTTCATGGCTTTTACGCCTCCTTCGCTGTTGGTGGTGGCTCCCGCCGGGTACAGCTTGATGCCGAATACCAGTTCCCTGAGCCGGGCCAGTTCCTTTTCCGTGTAGGAGCGGAAGAAGGCCGTCATGTACGGGTGGAAAACGTCTCCTTCGCAGGCGTCCAGCACACGCCGGCGGTAGGCCTGCACCGCATCCGCATCCGCCACGGGGGGCACCAGGTTGGGCATAATGACCGCCCCGGCAAAGGAAGCGGAACTCAGGGGGGCAACCAGTTTCAGCATATCGCCGTCCCTCAGGTGAAGGTGCATGTCCAGCGGGGAGTGCAGTTCCAAAATCATGCGGACATCATGCAGGAAGGGGGGTGTGAAATCAAGCATGGTCCCCTGCTCCGCGGGAAGGAGTAATTTTCAGGAGGAATAACAACCTCCGCCCCTGCCGGAATACGCCCTGGAGAAATGGAGTAAACGGACGGGGTCCGGAGAACCGGACAGTCCCGGCGCACAAAAAAAGCCGCCCGGAGGCGGCGATTCTCTTGAACAAGGTGGCGAAGCGGACGGGGCTCGAACCCGCGACCTCCAGCGTGACAGGCTGGCGCTCTAACCGAACTGAGCTACCGCTCCCTGACCTTGGTTGCCGTCCATGCCTTATGGCGAGGACGGGGATGCTTATACATGCCTTTACTCCCAGTGACAAGAGAAAAAGACTTTTTTTGCAACTTTCGCACCCCCCGGCGGTTTGTATGGTAATGGAACAGGAGCTTTCACTTTCCCGATTATTAAAAAACAGTAACAAATCCTCAACATTATTTGTTTTAGTTTGACAACAATTAACAAGTTTTGACATAACAGCCGCATGCTTCAACCTGCCGTGGATATCACC
Encoded here:
- the pyrC gene encoding dihydroorotase, with the protein product MILELHSPLDMHLHLRDGDMLKLVAPLSSASFAGAVIMPNLVPPVADADAVQAYRRRVLDACEGDVFHPYMTAFFRSYTEKELARLRELVFGIKLYPAGATTNSEGGVKAMKDAEATMSIMQEMGIPLLVHGESHGFVMDREAEFLDVYRDLATRFPRLTICMEHITTASAVHLLDEFENLTATVTLQHLLITLDDVAGGMLRPHLFCKPIAKRPEDREALLQAALSGHPRLMFGSDSAPHPIHAKEACGCAAGVFTAPIALPQLAALFEKHGALDKLQGFVSGHACAAYGLTPPARTVRLQRREMLVPDAYEGHGQKVVPMDAGEVIPWSLM